One genomic segment of Thalassospiraceae bacterium LMO-SO8 includes these proteins:
- a CDS encoding PAS domain-containing protein, producing the protein MAQDDVIGNDMLNLAKRMNADGEIVRDQETRARITGETLSRETERPFADNTVHNLLITKYPFRDETGEVAGVVSVSVDLTDQKKAENAIRESEAKLQAITQNAPMLLNLKDMEGRYQFVNDVYAQWVGKPVDEIIGKTVTEVFRTEPWTPSWNRKPRCWRPENPPSSRHRRCRRRATASG; encoded by the coding sequence TTGGCCCAGGACGACGTGATCGGCAATGACATGTTGAACCTTGCCAAACGCATGAATGCCGACGGTGAGATTGTCAGGGACCAGGAAACCCGGGCGCGGATCACCGGGGAAACCCTGTCGCGGGAGACCGAGCGGCCGTTTGCCGACAACACGGTCCACAACCTGTTGATCACCAAGTATCCGTTCCGCGATGAGACCGGCGAAGTCGCCGGTGTGGTGTCGGTCAGCGTCGATCTGACCGACCAGAAGAAAGCGGAGAACGCCATTCGCGAAAGCGAGGCCAAGCTGCAGGCGATCACGCAGAACGCGCCCATGCTGCTTAACCTCAAGGACATGGAGGGGCGGTATCAGTTCGTCAACGACGTCTATGCCCAGTGGGTGGGCAAGCCCGTCGATGAGATCATCGGCAAGACGGTCACGGAGGTTTTTCGAACAGAACCCTGGACACCATCCTGGAACAGGAAGCCAAGGTGTTGGCGACCGGAGAACCCGCCGAGTTCGAGGCACAGGCGATGTCGGCGCAGGGCGACGGCGAGCGGATGA
- a CDS encoding PAS domain-containing protein: MATGEPAEFEAQAMSAQGDGERMMQYIKFPVRDDKGAVFGVGTAIMDVTDRKRADLALKESEARFRGLFENAPAGIIIKTTTGRYLAMNRTFLDWKGWDLVDVVGRRAADLFGPEIGRRTEEEDAKVIAGRQPFMKEAVIKCADGRNLITTNIKAPMLTPDGLVTGVCSFYVDVSEIREIEAQLQQAQKMEAIGRLAGGIAHDFNNLLGAMMGFNEFLIEDLPEGTPQHNFAQRVARAGDRAKQLVSQILAFSRASHGEQSVVDLNAIGEEAATLLSGTLPVTTRVVFHPSDAEVTAMTNAGQMSQVLMNLGVNANDAFSGVDGIINIGLERIPAGSKLLSAHEGPVKTTPEDFMEIREMEDGAWQVVAGAIDAGADHVMIYVEDTGPGIAEPVLRRLFEPFFTTKEAGKGTGLGLPVVHGIVTAHHGAIRVHTRLGKGTRFEVFLPCAAPGSDRAAADEIAEKVTGRGMILIVDDESEVADMVSIGLERLGYEAGVCSGGGEAIEVFADTPDLWRAVISDQIMPDMRGMELIRRIKEVRADVPCILCTGYSDTLTEETARAGGADAFFQKPVSASRLGRVLADLLGD; the protein is encoded by the coding sequence TTGGCGACCGGAGAACCCGCCGAGTTCGAGGCACAGGCGATGTCGGCGCAGGGCGACGGCGAGCGGATGATGCAGTACATCAAGTTCCCCGTGCGCGACGACAAGGGCGCGGTGTTCGGCGTCGGCACGGCGATCATGGACGTCACCGACCGCAAGCGCGCCGACCTGGCCTTGAAGGAAAGCGAGGCCCGGTTCCGTGGCCTGTTCGAAAACGCGCCGGCGGGGATTATCATCAAGACGACAACCGGGCGGTACCTTGCCATGAACAGGACCTTTCTGGATTGGAAGGGGTGGGATCTGGTGGATGTCGTGGGCCGCCGTGCGGCCGATTTGTTCGGCCCCGAGATCGGCCGGCGTACCGAGGAGGAAGACGCCAAGGTCATCGCCGGGCGCCAGCCCTTCATGAAAGAGGCCGTCATCAAGTGCGCGGACGGACGTAATCTGATCACGACCAACATCAAGGCTCCCATGCTGACGCCGGACGGGTTGGTCACGGGTGTGTGTTCCTTCTATGTCGACGTGTCCGAAATCCGTGAGATCGAGGCGCAGCTGCAACAGGCCCAGAAAATGGAGGCCATCGGTCGTCTGGCCGGCGGCATCGCCCATGATTTCAACAACCTTTTGGGCGCCATGATGGGGTTCAACGAATTTCTGATCGAAGACCTTCCGGAAGGCACGCCGCAGCACAATTTCGCCCAGCGCGTCGCCCGCGCCGGTGACCGGGCCAAGCAACTGGTCAGCCAGATTCTGGCGTTTTCGCGGGCATCGCACGGCGAACAGAGTGTTGTCGATCTGAACGCGATCGGCGAGGAGGCGGCGACGCTGTTGTCCGGCACCCTGCCGGTAACGACCCGCGTGGTGTTTCATCCTTCCGACGCGGAAGTCACCGCGATGACAAATGCCGGCCAGATGTCCCAGGTGCTGATGAACCTGGGCGTCAACGCCAACGACGCCTTCTCGGGGGTGGACGGAATCATCAACATCGGGTTGGAACGCATACCCGCGGGCTCGAAGCTGTTGTCCGCCCACGAAGGCCCGGTCAAGACCACGCCCGAGGACTTCATGGAAATCCGGGAGATGGAGGACGGCGCCTGGCAGGTGGTGGCGGGGGCGATCGATGCCGGGGCCGACCATGTCATGATATACGTGGAGGACACGGGGCCGGGCATCGCGGAACCTGTTCTCCGGCGTCTTTTCGAGCCGTTCTTCACCACCAAGGAGGCAGGCAAGGGCACGGGGCTTGGCCTTCCCGTGGTGCACGGCATCGTCACCGCCCACCACGGCGCGATACGTGTTCACACGCGCCTGGGCAAGGGCACGCGGTTCGAGGTGTTTCTGCCCTGCGCGGCGCCCGGTTCCGACCGTGCGGCGGCGGACGAAATCGCCGAAAAGGTGACGGGCCGAGGCATGATCCTGATCGTCGATGACGAAAGCGAGGTCGCGGACATGGTCTCGATCGGCCTGGAACGGCTGGGCTATGAAGCCGGGGTCTGTTCCGGCGGCGGCGAGGCGATCGAGGTGTTCGCCGACACGCCCGACCTGTGGCGGGCCGTGATTTCGGACCAGATCATGCCCGACATGCGCGGAATGGAACTGATCCGGCGGATCAAGGAAGTTCGGGCCGACGTCCCCTGCATCCTGTGTACCGGATACAGCGACACGCTGACGGAAGAAACGGCGCGGGCCGGCGGGGCGGATGCCTTCTTCCAGAAGCCGGTGTCCGCCTCGCGCCTGGGACGCGTGCTCGCCGATCTATTGGGCGATTGA
- a CDS encoding methyl-accepting chemotaxis protein produces the protein MSQVNSQNDTGGNGAIAAKTLFGNFKIAQRVSAIVILGVVAMAVFGGIQVYGQSMTAKAVKSNTDYNALAQESQEIQSQSLQMRRAEKDFLLRREMKYAEAYQGNVAKLTSVLDAVRKEHVADAKAETLSRLEGAVKAHEKQFATVVAQIQELGLDEKAGLQGKLRSAVHAVETKLNEAKLDGLTVKMLMMRRHEKDFMLRGAEKYIDSVAKRRAEFLAMLPETPLPDGAKAEITKLLDDYVTAFDAFAKLSVENEAAISELSTIYKIVTPAVEELVAFGEQGAKQALVTMHETQTSMGRLMLIGSVVIFAVFVAVGAAVAMSITRPVKAVTEATETLAEGDWTVQIPALENKDEIGAVARALQVFKENLIRAKELEEEQRKAQERQVERAQKLAALTTAFDATVSEVLGVVSSASTELQATATSMRGTAETTTRQSSSVAAACEQTATNVQTVATATEELTASVREITQQMARSSQKAGQAVTEADQVQGKVDGLVEAAQAIGQVVELINEIAEKTNLLSLNATIGRRAPARPARASRWSRRRSRTWRPRPNGRRRKWRPMSPRSSRRRARRRTPST, from the coding sequence ATGTCACAGGTAAATTCGCAGAATGACACGGGCGGGAACGGCGCGATCGCGGCCAAGACCCTGTTCGGCAACTTCAAGATCGCACAGCGCGTGAGCGCCATCGTCATTCTGGGCGTCGTGGCGATGGCCGTGTTCGGCGGCATTCAGGTCTATGGCCAGTCGATGACCGCCAAGGCCGTCAAGTCGAATACCGACTACAACGCCCTGGCGCAGGAAAGTCAGGAAATCCAATCCCAGTCCCTGCAAATGCGCCGAGCGGAAAAGGATTTCCTGCTGCGCCGCGAGATGAAGTACGCGGAAGCCTACCAAGGCAATGTCGCGAAATTGACATCCGTTCTGGACGCGGTCCGCAAGGAGCATGTGGCCGACGCCAAGGCGGAAACGCTGTCTCGCTTGGAGGGCGCCGTCAAAGCCCATGAGAAACAGTTCGCCACGGTCGTCGCGCAGATCCAGGAACTGGGTCTGGATGAAAAGGCGGGTCTTCAGGGCAAGCTGCGCAGCGCCGTCCATGCCGTGGAAACGAAGCTGAACGAAGCCAAGCTGGACGGCCTGACGGTCAAGATGTTGATGATGCGCCGGCACGAGAAGGATTTCATGCTGCGCGGCGCCGAAAAATATATCGACAGCGTGGCCAAGCGCCGGGCCGAATTTCTGGCCATGCTGCCCGAGACGCCGCTGCCTGATGGTGCCAAGGCCGAGATCACCAAGCTTCTGGACGACTATGTGACCGCGTTCGATGCCTTCGCCAAACTGAGCGTCGAAAACGAGGCCGCCATCAGCGAACTCAGCACCATCTATAAGATCGTGACCCCGGCCGTCGAGGAATTGGTCGCGTTCGGTGAGCAGGGCGCCAAGCAGGCGCTTGTCACCATGCACGAAACGCAGACATCCATGGGCCGGCTGATGTTGATCGGATCCGTGGTGATCTTCGCCGTGTTCGTCGCCGTCGGCGCCGCCGTCGCGATGAGCATCACCCGTCCGGTGAAGGCGGTCACCGAAGCCACGGAAACCCTGGCCGAAGGCGATTGGACCGTTCAAATCCCAGCCCTTGAGAACAAGGACGAGATCGGCGCCGTCGCGCGGGCCCTTCAGGTGTTCAAGGAAAACCTGATCCGCGCCAAGGAACTGGAAGAAGAGCAACGCAAGGCGCAAGAACGGCAGGTCGAACGTGCGCAGAAGCTTGCGGCGCTGACGACGGCCTTCGACGCGACGGTGAGCGAGGTGCTCGGCGTGGTGTCGTCGGCCTCGACGGAACTTCAGGCGACGGCGACCAGCATGCGCGGCACGGCGGAAACGACGACCCGCCAGTCCTCGTCGGTGGCGGCGGCCTGCGAGCAGACGGCGACCAACGTGCAGACGGTGGCGACGGCGACGGAAGAACTGACCGCGTCGGTCCGCGAGATCACCCAGCAGATGGCGCGGTCCTCGCAAAAGGCCGGCCAGGCGGTGACCGAGGCCGATCAGGTCCAGGGCAAGGTCGACGGCCTTGTCGAGGCGGCCCAGGCGATCGGCCAGGTGGTGGAACTGATCAACGAGATCGCCGAGAAGACCAACCTGCTGTCGCTCAACGCCACCATCGGGCGGCGCGCGCCGGCGAGGCCGGCAAGGGCTTCGCGGTGGTCGCGTCGGAGGTCAAGAACCTGGCGGCCCAGACCAAACGGTCGACGGAGGAAGTGGCGGCCCATGTCGCCAAGATCCAGTCGACGACGGGCGAGGCGGCGAACGCCATCAACCTGA